The Streptomyces sp. NBC_00102 genome segment TCCGACCTTCCAGCAGTCCTTCACCAACACCCTGTGGATCATTCTGGGCGTCGGCGGACTGACCTTCCTGGTCTCCTTCGGGCTGACGATGGTGCTGCGGGACATGAAGGGCCGCAAGGCCGCCCGTTCCATCCTCTTCTTCCCCAACATCGTGCCCAGCGTGGTCCTGTCGATCCTCTGGGGCTTCCTCTTCCAGCACGACGGACTCGCCGACGCGCTCGTGGGCGCGCTGGGCATGGAGCACCCGCCGAACTGGCTCGGCCAGAGCAATATCTTTCGGGTCATCATGGTCGGCCTGGTCTGGACGTCCACCGGCTTCTACACCACCATCCTGATGGCCGCCGTGGACCAGATCCCGCCGGAACTGTACGAGGACTGCGAGCTGGCCGGCGCCAACGCGCTGCAGAAGTTCCGCCATGTGACCCTGCCCCTGATGTGGGAGGTCGTCGGGGTCTGCGCGGTGCTGTGGACCATCAGCGCCGTCAAGGTCTTCGAGTTCATCTACGCCTTCGCCGGTGCGGCCGGACAGATGCCCGACGCCGGGGTGTGGAACACCGCGCTCTACACCTACGGGGAGGCCTTCGCCTCCGGTGGCGTGCCCCGCTA includes the following:
- a CDS encoding carbohydrate ABC transporter permease → MTATGLAVAETTAPGATGGTRTGKKPPAARTAAPRPSPLAARRRKLFWPLLAPAVLVYVVFFAGPSLYTVWLSFNKWGGAGPMSFVGIDNYRRLLDDPTFQQSFTNTLWIILGVGGLTFLVSFGLTMVLRDMKGRKAARSILFFPNIVPSVVLSILWGFLFQHDGLADALVGALGMEHPPNWLGQSNIFRVIMVGLVWTSTGFYTTILMAAVDQIPPELYEDCELAGANALQKFRHVTLPLMWEVVGVCAVLWTISAVKVFEFIYAFAGAAGQMPDAGVWNTALYTYGEAFASGGVPRYGSAAASAVVMVTLVGVLVVLIRRVMRRDTVQF